From the Halichoerus grypus chromosome 3, mHalGry1.hap1.1, whole genome shotgun sequence genome, one window contains:
- the SLC25A4 gene encoding ADP/ATP translocase 1, with amino-acid sequence MSDHALSFLKDFLAGGVAAAVSKTAVAPIERVKLLLQVQHASQQISAEKQYKGIIDCVVRIPKEQGFLSFWRGNLANVIRYFPTQALNFAFKDKYKQIFLGGVDRHKQFWRYFAGNLASGGAAGATSLCFVYPLDFARTRLAADVGKGAAQREFSGLGDCLTKIFKSDGLRGLYQGFNVSVQGIIIYRAAYFGVYDTAKGMLPDPKNVHIIVSWMIAQSVTAVAGLVSYPFDTVRRRMMMQSGRKGADIMYSGTVDCWRKIAKDEGAKAFFKGAWSNVLRGMGGAFVLVLYDEIKKYV; translated from the exons ATGAGTGATCACGCGTTGAGCTTCCTGAAGGATTTCCTGGCCGGCGGCGTCGCCGCTGCCGTGTCCAAGACCGCGGTCGCCCCCATCGAGAGGGTCAAACTGCTGCTGCAG gTCCAGCATGCCAGCCAACAGATCAGTGCCGAGAAGCAGTACAAAGGGATCATTGATTGTGTGGTGAGAatccccaaggagcagggctttctctccttctggaggGGTAACCTGGCCAACGTGATCCGTTACTTCCCCACCCAAGCTCTCAACTTCGCTTTCAAGGACAAGTACAAGCAGATCTTCCTGGGGGGTGTGGACCGGCATAAGCAATTCTGGCGCTACTTTGCCGGTAACCTGGCTTCCGGTGGGGCAGCTGGGGCCACCTCCCTCTGCTTTGTCTACCCGCTGGACTTTGCTAGGACCAGGTTGGCTGCCGATGTGGGCAAGGGTGCTGCCCAGCGCGAGTTCAGTGGTCTGGGTGACTGTCTCACCAAGATCTTCAAGTCCGATGGCCTGAGGGGTCTCTACCAGGGTTTCAACGTCTCTGTCCAGGGCATCATTATCTACAGAGCGGCCTACTTTGGAGTCTATGATACTGCCAAGG GGATGTTGCCTGACCCCAAGAATGTGCACATTATTGTGAGCTGGATGATTGCCCAGAGTGTGACAGCGGTCGCAGGGCTGGTGTCCTACCCCTTTGACACTGTCCGCCGTAGGATGATGATGCAGTCTGGCCGGAAAGGGG CGGATATTATGTACAGTGGGACGGTGGACTGCTGGAGGAAGATTGCAAAAGATGAAGGAGCCAAGGCTTTCTTCAAAGGTGCCTGGTCCAATGTGTTGAGAGGCATGGGCGGAGCTTTTGTATTGGTGTTGTATGATGAGATCAAAAAATACGTCTAA